TACTACCCTGTTCTTGTGTTATTGAGAATTCACCTGGATGGACAGCTTGTAGAAGACGCCTTGGGGACAAGacaggctttcaaattttatcaattgtattctgatctaccacttgtggggtctcattttaaagttcttcataaaagaaaagtttttactgtctcagtttttcgaaaaatcaaaaatttatttttccccatagaattaacatagggatggcggccattttgaatttcaaatattgggaaattttaggtaatttgtctgtcttgtacagtgacccctgatttttgttcttgatctggtaagagaatggtggaaagtttcattgaggaaagtttgagcaaaagtttaaatctttcacttttgaaatgcatatTACCTTACTGACCACGTCACAAATTTCCGTGTCACACAGAACATCTTATAAAATTTCTCAGTGTGGAAAGCCATCTAAACCTgaacttttattatttttcaaaccTTTCAATGCTTCCATACATTCTTCAACTGTCAATCCACCTTATAGTGTTTAACTCTGATCTCCATTCAGTTTAGGTATATCTACATATCCATGATAAATACACAGTCAGTTACATGTATACTTTGTGAAGAGTATAATGCTTAACAATATGATTTCTTTGTATCTGTAACATTTGTTTTAGTTCTGTAATAACTTTATCTTCTTTAATCACTTTATATATCAAATGGTTTAATTAATATCATGCCATTTCTCCAGTGAACAAAAACAGTTTAGTTGGttattcacattttcaaattggCACGCCTTTGTCTCCCATGTATTTAAGTGCTTTCTCATATTCCTTTCACATTGATTCAACAACTCCATGTGTTTTCAGAGTTCGCACTATGCttcaattatttttcatatcaatTTGTATCTTTGTGACTGCTGTGTACATAAATTTATGGAACAATATTGACTATTACTTATCATCTGGTGCATCACTGAAGCCTTCAAAATCAGTTGTGCATTTCGATGAACCAGGTGTAGACTGTTCGTTCGTTGACGTGCAGGTTCTtgctaaatttttcattttcatatctCCTGACAACATTCTTCTGTACTCTTTGTCCTCTTCCTCTGTGGTAAACTGAAGTTGTTTTGTCAGTGGTGTCTTTGCTTGCAATCAGGAAAACGAAGATTTTGACAGAGGTGACTAAGCCTTACAGAAACAGGTCTTCACTGTAAGGCCACAATGCTAAGATTATTCTGCCGGGTAAACGTTctgacacactcattgcattcatgaggtctgatatttgaatGGGTCAAACTGTGTCCCTGAATATTCTCTTTCAGTGTGAACATTTTACGACACTATTTGCACTCAAATGGTTTGATATTCATGTGGGTCCTCAAGTGTCTTTGCTCATCTGTATTGCATTGGTATGTTTTGACCTCAGAATGGATAAACATATGTGCCCTAAGAACACTCCGCCGGCTAAATGTTCTTCCACACTCATTGCATTTATGTGGCCTGATATTTGAATGTGACAACATGTGTCTACTAAGATCACTCTTGAGTTTGAacgttttaccacactctttgcattcatgtggtctgatatttgagtgggtcaacatatgtTGCTTGAGACGGCACATTTGAATAAATgtcttaccacactctttgcattcatatggtctgatatttgtgtggGTCCTTATATGTACTGTTAGCTCTCTCTTGTGTATGAATGtcctaccacactctttgcattcatgtggtctgatatttgtgtggGTCCTCATATGTATCATTAGCTTGCTCTTGTGTATGAATGTCCTACCACACtttttgcattcatatggtctgatatttgtgtggGTCCTCATATGTGTTGTTAGCTTTCTCTTATATATAAATgtcttaccacactctttgcattcatgtggtcttATATTTGAGTGGGTCCTCATATGTGTCGTTAGCTTGCTCTTGTGTATGAATGTCTCACCACACTCTGTGCATTCATATGTGCTGCTACTTGTGTGGGTCTTCATATGTTGTTTTAGCTTCCTCTTCTCTTTGAATGTTTCATCACACTTGTTGCATTTGTATGGTTTGACATCACAGTGGATTACCATATGTCTCATAAGATTATTCCTAGCAGTAAATGTtgtgccacacactttgcattCAAGTTGTCTATTTGAATGGGTCTGCATATGTTGTTCAAGATGGCCCTGCTGTGTGTATGTTTTGCggcactctttacattcatatgGTTTATTGATCAGATGAATCCACATGTGAGTCTTAAGGTGGCTcttttgtgtgaatgttttGTGACACACTTCACATTTATGTGGTCTAATCTTTGAATGGATCAACAAATGTGTCTTAAGGCTGTTCTTCAATGTGAATCTTCTGCGGCACACTTCACATTCGTGTGGTCTGAGCTGTAAGTGAGTAAGCATATGAGTTTCAAGGCAGCTCTTCTGGGTGAATATTTTGCCACACTCTtgacattcatgtggtctgatgtTTGAatgggtcaaaaaatgtgtcttAATACTGCTCAGCAATGGAAATGTTTTGCCACACACTTCACATTCATGTGGTCCCATTTTTAAATGAGTCAACATATGAATCTTAAGGATGTCCTTGTCTGTGAATATTTTACCACACTGTTCACATTCATGCTGTCTaatcttttgtggagggaccgtgtttgaaTGGATCAACAAATGTGTGTTAAGGCTGCCCTTCCGTGAGAATCTTCTGCGGCAGACTtcacattcatgtggtctgagcTGTAAGTGAGTAAGCATATGAGTTTCCAGGCTGCCCTTCTGAGTGAATATTTTGCCACACTCTTGACATTCATGTGGTTTGATGTTTGAatgggtcaaaaaatgtgtcttAAGACTGCTCAGCAATGGAAATGTTATGCCGCACACCTCACATTCATGTGGTCCCATTTTTAAATGAGTCAACATATGAATCTTAAGGATGCCCTTGTGTGTGTAAATATTGCCACACCCATCACATTCATGCTGTCTAATCATTGAATGGCTTGACAAATGGGTCTTAAGACTGCTCTTCTGAGTAAATCTTCTGCGGCACACATCACATTCATAAGGTCTGAGCTGTAAGTGAGTAAGCATATGAGTTTCCAGGCTGCCCTTCTGAGTGAATATTTTGTCACACTCTTGACATTCATGTGGTTTGATATTTGAATGAGTCAAAAAATGTGTCTTAAGACCTCTCAGCCATGTAAATGTTTCGCCACACACTtcacattcatgtggtctgatttCAAAGTGAGTCAACATATGAGTCTTAAGAGAGTCATTCTGTGTAAATGTTTCGCCACAATCTTTACATTCATATGGTCCAATGTTTGAATGGGTCAACAAATGTGTCTTAAGACTGCTCAGCAGTGGAAATGTTTCGCCACAAACTTCACATTTATTCCTAGGCGGTGTAGATTGGTTGTCAGTATGATCTAATCCACATTGCATATTATAATCTTCTTTATCTTTCCCTTCCCAGGTCCTACCATACTCCCACGTAATCAGACCATGTTGCATAAGACTTTTTATGACCACTGAAGCTCCTGTTGATACAGAAATGGGTGTTGTAGAATTCATTAGAGTGCATGTATAGCTGTAAAATGGTATCATATGAAGTTATCCTTcaatatcacctcttggtagggTTGTATTGTTGCTTGTGCAGTTGTGGGCTGCATCACACTTGTCTTGGACCCATACTCGCCTTCAACTCACGTGATGCAGCCCACAAACATAGCACACGTGTGGTTTGGGCAGCATCACAAAAACCACGTCTAACTTGTGCGGTTGTAGACCGCATCACACAAGTCAAAGGCGAGTTTGATAAAGCCCACAACTATACTAGCAGTATGAGGTGATATCAGGGATAACCTTTTATCATATGCTTATGCCCACAgcattgaataaataaatatcatgacATTGAAATATGATATGTTCACCTTGGTTTGCTTGATGGACTAAATTAGTTTACCTTCTCACGCTCAGGCAGATTGATATACTAGCATCTGATgtaatctatcagctggctcaGTGACAATTTTTTCTATATAGAGCGGGGCATTGCTTCAACTCTGTCACCATACATGTAAGGAAGTTTCCTTCACAGAGAAAATGAAGCACCTTGGATATGATCAGTATCGACAGGTCAAATTGCGGGTAGATTTGCTGGTTGCACGTTTCTCACAGTATTTTCCTTTTTGGAAATTGACAAACTCCTTCCAGTTGCTTTCTGTGTACTCTTCataatataatgaaaattttaccaagatttgaacaaatcttactgAAGTTACCATTAAGAATCTGCATACAAAGTTTAAAGCAAAGCTggcctgtggttacagagtttttcctttttttttacctcatttgcataattttaccaatgacatgttcatttgaacaaattcacatcttcaCCCAcagtgcacctgtacaccaaatacttagatggtaggtgctgtggTTTAGGACTTTTTGATGTGAacggaaatacatgtacatacatacagacgccacagGCCcactgactcaccatataagctctctttggtatatatacatataccaaatgtgagctaaaaagctGTATTTCCACCGGGTGTTAGCACTGACTGTTCGGCAGACATGAGGATTTATGGTTCTCCCAGCCACGAAATATGATCTTGTTTGGCAGAGACCACAACTGTGGTATTCAGAcaggtgataattgaatgctcCAAATCTTCTGAGTGTGTACAGATGGTGTTTACCCCTTATAAACCATCTTTTACATGAGAATAAAAAAAACTCCCAtccagtgtatgcaaatcactGCATCATCAGTAATCACCCCATGGTGCACCCACAGTTCTATAACTTCCCGTTTAAAGCATTTAGTGATACAGTAGTAGAAGGATTATCTAAACATCTAGGGTGCAGTCCTAATTGTCTAAATATAACAGAAAAGTGtggatttgtttgacaaaagtgGAGTCAAATACtcaactagaaagcatttgcaagcaaaagcgaagttccagagaccagagcagcggaagaaaagagATTTATGACGAAgattggtgcagaatgaaagagtgcttgggattttaatatgcaagcacgtacctataagTGAGGGCTGATAtaacaacagaatacaactaaaagcaaggcaatCCAGGGACTTACAGTaaacagattacaaatgcctatgGTAAAAATGCAACAGATACATatgggggcgacaacgcacggaaatgtataccAGACGAGAGGAGACATCGGACCTACGTGTaggccgttgaacttgaaaaccgaagccacatgcattttcatttgattaaaagcaattGACGTttcatctgttaagagtttttaccactgactaaaacaattttcattgctatgtcgctgttttcacaagatactgactgtttgatcttggaaagttgagttgcttttacgtgcagccaacacatgccggtgcggtgacagacagttcctATGCTacgcctagctctgcatggcaagggctgtgtgttactggcATTAAACGGCCTCTGCAGACTAATATAGAAAAAActgctggtggctcctcagaaatacggcgggcagtttctccgccgaaaacagccgattttgaatccaaattttgcattgatcttcgttttcgagcacacccacctcgcctaggtacacgatgtgcccagccgcgcttgtaaacttacgcaaagcctacttttctctctctatgtgAGGGAAGCCTTCatatccgccgccattgttaatctcattcaacccatgagcactcgggcgaaaaccagcgtACCATATGGAAGGCGTATGACgtacagtatagcgccacgtacggcgagtatttagagaaaaatgaaaagcaaaaagcaacaaaaaacaaagcgaaagaaagctagaattattaatagctgaacgcaatgtgatatttgtgcaatgcaaaataaaaataaataaataaacaaacaagaaatgcccgtgaaACCCGTCCGaactgagcgatgacgtcataagcgtgtcgcaatgcattctgggaatgaaggtaaaatttgtatatagcatgttctatggtagtaatacgagagaaagaaagaaagaaagaaagaaagaaggaaagtgagcaaaaactaacagttccagagctggtctctggaactaattatgCAAACAAAGATATCCCCAATACATATCTATACACGTATTTAGAATTATATAAATTAGAAGGCATGGTAGAGTGTCTTTGTGGAAAAATCCAATTAGCCTGAGAATCTTTCAGGTTCATCTTGTGATAACATAAAGGTGTTGCCAGTAACATCAATTTTAACCTCCTTACTCTATGGGACCTTGCAACAGTCTTTAATAATACATACATGCAaccatacatacagacaaatacaaaagTACCTACCTAGCAACCTATCAAAATCCATTATACATATTCATTTTAGGGTCTATGTTATAATACACATACTACAGTAAATAATACAGAACCTCTAAAGGATGCTCTATGTACATGTGCTAAGCTTACCTTCCATTGATAATGTGTTCTCTTGATATTGCTGACACAAGTTTGAATAAGTTGTCTCAAATGATTTTTCTAGCTCATGCAGCTGGTCAAAATGTTTTGCAGCTTTCCAAATGGCACAacactctgaaaaaaatacaaattgttgAGCTGAATATTAAGAAATCTTAAGAAATGCTTACTTTCATACAAAAACATCAGAGAACGACAGAGTTTTTAagaatattaacccttttcttgccagacagtaataactgtatcactttcccatcagccaagtcagtaaaaagcggtattgagccaaaacatgacgtattttcacccacttggcttggtatgttatagcatcttttgtccaaaaaatatcaactttacagtattatgttttcaacagccttcaaatgtacagtattatgttaaaatgcatcatatggaatacgttgtgtttcattaatttcaaccatcttgacctggtagTGAAcaatggacttggcaggaaaagggttaaggttcCTAGACAAGCAAACAGCAATTTTCATCTTCAGCATAGAGGCTCTCAGTGTCCATGGCTCATCTGGGTTTTTTTAGTGTGCCTGTAGTGTGCAGCGTAACAATACAAATGGCAGACATGGAATTGAATTGAGTCAGCGGTAACTGCTACCATCAGCGGTAGCTGCTACCACAGACAATCTGGTTCTGCCAATGGAATTGTGTCCGTAACCAAGAATATTGCTGTAATCAAATCAGCAGTCATACCTATCAGTGATATATAGTAGGTTTACGTTGATCACAGAGGTACATCTAGGAAGGAgtgaaaaaatacagacaacaaaaacgaaaacaaaaacacagtcCAATATGATACAATATCACCATATATGAACCCCATGATATGAGATACGTCCTCTGATTAATTTTTGTTCTCACAACACAATTCACACATAAGGTAGTCTATTGTAAGTTTGGGACTTACCTTGAATGCCCAGTGGAAAGTCAAGGTTGAATCCGTCTCTAAAGTTGAATGGACGAGTACCACCATTCAGGCTTGCTTGAAGACTATGCATGTCGCTCTGGCTATTTTGGAAATGGCACTTCACCGAATCAAAGGAATCCCTACGTAGTGTAGATTGGCTGTCTGCATGACCTAATCCACATTGCAGATTAAGACCTTCTTTATCATGTTGTTCACAGGTCCTACCATACTCCCACGTAATCAGACCATGTTGCACAAGACTTTGTACGACCATTGAAGCTCCTGTCGGTACAGAAATGGGTGTTGCATCATTTGGCAAAACTTGAATATCAGTATGGATTGCATAGGCTAATTAATCTGATCTCCCCTATTTTGGGGGGAATTGCAGAAAATCAATGCTAAATGCTGTCATGAAATGTTTCTCAAGAAGCCAATGCAGATTATATCTCAAAACGAAGTACCATGTAAAAAAGCAAAGCTTACAATATGTTAACCTACTTCAAAATAACTTCAAAACCGATATTTGCTcctatgagatacaattttaGTATTAGCTCCAttcaatgaaaacaataataaatataatcttTTATACTGATAATCAAGACAATAATATCTAACGGTACCTGTGTCTGAAATTGAAATGCAATATTAACGTCAACTACATTTTGGCACTCTctataaataacatttcaatcaaatatgcataattttacaaaatatcagcACACATTTCAATGTCAGACTTACTCATTGTAAAAACTCTTGATAGCATTAAACTTTATCagtaaatataaaaacaataatACAGAAAgattgaagcatttagtgatACCATAGTAGAGGGCTTATCTTAACATCTACGGTGCAGTTTTAATTGTCTTGATGGCATATGGAACATTAAAGAGTGGCTTTGTTTGACAAAAGTGGAGCCAGATACTTGTGCAAAAAAAAAGATGATATGCCCAATATGTGTCTATATTTGGTATTATATAAACCTTAGAGGGCTTAGGCTTAGTACAGTGTCTTTGTGGGAAAATCCAGCTTGCCtgagaataataataatacatacatacacatagtatacatacatacataccaccatacatacagacagaaagagacagacaAAATATTAATGCAAAAATACCTACCTAGTTAGCTACTTCCCTATACATGTATGCCTACATATACGGTACATACTCACTTACCCTTATACACACACTACAGTGAAGGGAAACCTCAAGGATGCtctatttacatgtacaaagcTTACCTTCCATTGATAATGTGTTCTCTTGATATTGCTGACACAAGTTTGAATGAATTGTCTCAAATGATTTTTCTAGCTCATGCAGCTGGTCAAAATGTTTTGCAGCTTTCCAAATGGCACAACACtctgaaaaaaacacaaattgttCTAATATTTATTGAGAACCTTTGAGTCCCTCATGACTACTGTTTAAGCTTCTAAAATACACATTAAGTAGCAATACGACTCCGGTTATTCAACTTGGCTGTTGAGCTGAATATTAACAAATCTTAAGAAATGCTTACTTTCATAGAAAAACATCATAGAACGGCAAAGTTTTAATTCACAGCTTAATTGCCTTTCATATCATTGAATAATCTACCATAGAACATCCAGCCAAACCAGATCAAGACAGCAGTTCAAAACTGCAGTATTTAAATTCAGTATTGTAATGATTTGACATACATAGAGAGTCAAATCAGATACAATATCACTCTACGAGAATCTCATCCAATATGTATCTCTTCTAATTCATTTTTCTTCGCCAATCAGTATTCACACATGTGCCGGTCTGTTTTAAGTTTGGGACCTTACCTTGGGTGTCCAGCGGAAAGTCAAGGTTGAATCCAGCTCCATCATGTCCATAGTTGAATGGACGAGTACCACCGTCCAACTCCAAGGTTGTTGGCTGGCTGGTCGAGGTCTCCTCAGTACTCTTCTGGTTAACTATCCCCTTCGATTCCATCCTCCAAGTGCGACTCCTGCTGCTCAAACACTTACAGTAAAATGGGCGtaaaagacactttgacaaTGTCTGGACAATATTATCTGTTGCCTCCAAACAGGTCGTGGTGCAAACGATTGTTGTTGGTCTCTGGATGGCGTCGGCCGCGGCCGGTCAGTACGGTGCACTTGTTAtactgaactttgaccttttgaTAACAACATAAACTGGGGGCGCTCTCCATACAATATCAGAAACTCCGTTGTCAGCTCCATGAGATACCTTGCATCGACTCACAGTTGGTGTTTTGATAGAGGTGTAAAAGTGGATGAGATCTAGGCCAGGACAAAACTTTTGGTTGATAAAACTAAGTACACCGATCTCTTTTTGTGATATGAGACTCATGGATAAAAAGTGAATGGATGCAGTCACTCTGACGTTAATGTTTGTGTCAGACggagattttttttattctgtcaCATTCATGTTTTATAACTTTGAACAGCAGAAATAAACGAAAAGAGTTTTGTTTCACTTTTAATTTCAAAgcatgaaattaaatttttctctTCGTTGCAGTAAAACTGCaacatacttgttcccaaaaaACATCAAGAAGGATCTCGAGGACTTATTCTCAGTGATTCTTGATAAATTTACACAACTTGATCAttcttttatttattgattgatcATAGCAAAGGTATAATTACACGCATACCATCTTCATTTTCACAGTTCACTTTTAAAGTAGGACATTAGAAATCCTATTGCATCAATACAAGGATACAACAACGGCAACAATTTCTAGTTCCGTGAAtgattaatattatatttctatTGTGTAGTgagcttgaattttgtattttttggtgcGTTCGCCTTAATTATAACGTTTTCAAACAGTACACATCGTTTATATTGGTTCCTGTCATAATTAACTGTGGGTCCATAgatgtggtgttttcagatgggattcctgccttttacgggctggttttgactgatacgattttaaccccggcACGGGTGCcagggttaaaatcgtaaaagtcaccagcccgtaaaaggcaggaatatGCTGTATATCCTTACCATTGTTAGTGGTCACGTGGTCACTGCCaggcagtgtgtgtgtgtgcccaCAGTCctggaagttcctgtttaaagggaggctccaccTTTTCATTAATTTATGGAAAGGGGCACTTGACATCTCCAGACAGTATGAACTGTATTTCCTTACCAACTTCAAAAACTCACAAATTGCTGCTCTTTTTAGCGCGCTATTTGGTCTGTGGATGCATCCAAGGCTGTAGAtgggattttttcaaatgaagtttgcagtgcccaaattatgcaaatgagctttaaaaatgtgaaaatggtaaaaaatcaataacttAAGAACCGCTGGTttcattgctttgaaaaataatcgcaatcataccaatccataatccaatgacagtaggtcagaattcgtaagacaatagttgtaaatatagacacaaaacagcacagaacagacagtaaatagactacacaaacaaagtcttattcatgaaagaaagatatatggacctctggccagaagaccaagaagtgatgtcaggtgttttgaaaatagtaacCGCATCCTGCCCAACATGTGGCACCccaccatatatcaatctattaGTCAGttggtagtggtcactaactaaggcccaatgtcaccgatgccatcagtgatcatttgtcgaagcgagatattgtatttatctaccagcttgcgatactagtacctgccaaaaaagcgtttgaatgtcgagacaagtcttgctctggtgtaaccttgatttaacagtttgtaagagaaaATTAGTATGCAAGCACCTTAGGTAAACCctatacagttttatgtatataatgaaaatatcttgaattttttatttttgctgaattttttttggttattttcctcattttaagtaaaaattcttcttctctgaaaccgccagcccagtttctctcaaatttgggttggatgtctgcaagggtgttacccttctaacatgttgaaattatgacaaaattggaaaaattactgttttggggcaatttttgccatttttggtaaaaaaaatcgaaataaaattttctttataAAGACCTTGGACAgaaagcttttatatttggtgaacagatgtccagggatgacaatagatatgtggaagttgtcctgaaatatacaaatttgtatttttaagacaggcttgtcatttttggtcaagaaaacttattctcaaaattacttgtttgatagctttgtaatttggtccaaaaatcccgagggatgttattagataaattttctgctcaaagtgttgggaagccgccaaatttttatattttaggtaattttctcagtttgtgaccttaattgacctacaccaacccag
The DNA window shown above is from Ptychodera flava strain L36383 chromosome 5, AS_Pfla_20210202, whole genome shotgun sequence and carries:
- the LOC139133517 gene encoding zinc finger protein 585A-like isoform X3, whose protein sequence is MESKGIVNQKSTEETSTSQPTTLELDGGTRPFNYGHDGAGFNLDFPLDTQECCAIWKAAKHFDQLHELEKSFETIHSNLCQQYQENTLSMEGASMVVQSLVQHGLITWEYGRTCEQHDKEGLNLQCGLGHADSQSTLRRDSFDSVKCHFQNSQSDMHSLQASLNGGTRPFNFRDGFNLDFPLGIQECCAIWKAAKHFDQLHELEKSFETTYSNLCQQYQENTLSMEGASVVIKSLMQHGLITWEYGRTWEGKDKEDYNMQCGLDHTDNQSTPPRNKCEVCGETFPLLSSLKTHLLTHSNIGPYECKDCGETFTQNDSLKTHMLTHFEIRPHECEVCGETFTWLRGLKTHFLTHSNIKPHECQECDKIFTQKGSLETHMLTHLQLRPYECDVCRRRFTQKSSLKTHLSSHSMIRQHECDGCGNIYTHKGILKIHMLTHLKMGPHECEVCGITFPLLSSLKTHFLTHSNIKPHECQECGKIFTQKGSLETHMLTHLQLRPHECEVCRRRFSRKGSLNTHLLIHSNTVPPQKIRQHECEQCGKIFTDKDILKIHMLTHLKMGPHECEVCGKTFPLLSSIKTHFLTHSNIRPHECQECGKIFTQKSCLETHMLTHLQLRPHECEVCRRRFTLKNSLKTHLLIHSKIRPHKCEVCHKTFTQKSHLKTHMWIHLINKPYECKECRKTYTQQGHLEQHMQTHSNRQLECKVCGTTFTARNNLMRHMVIHCDVKPYKCNKCDETFKEKRKLKQHMKTHTSSSTYECTECGETFIHKSKLTTHMRTHSNIRPHECKECGKTFIYKRKLTTHMRTHTNIRPYECKKCGRTFIHKSKLMIHMRTHTNIRPHECKECGRTFIHKRELTVHIRTHTNIRPYECKECGKTFIQMCRLKQHMLTHSNIRPHECKECGKTFKLKSDLSRHMLSHSNIRPHKCNECGRTFSRRSVLRAHMFIHSEVKTYQCNTDEQRHLRTHMNIKPFECK